From one Streptomyces sp. N50 genomic stretch:
- a CDS encoding TetR/AcrR family transcriptional regulator, translating into MSGGEGGVELSLRERKKRATRQRISNVASALFRERGFDQVSVAEVARAAEVSTMTVFNYFPRKEDLFLDRIPEAVEMFSGAVRDRAPGETPLAALRRLALELLDRRHPLAGPDSGFPDFWEVVADSPALRARGREALEEIENALAAALAETAPDTPDPALTAALTVAAYRTVYVTTARRVFAGEGAEGLVADHRARIGAAFDALERALTPA; encoded by the coding sequence ATGAGTGGCGGTGAAGGTGGGGTAGAACTCTCCCTGCGGGAGCGTAAGAAGCGGGCGACACGGCAGCGGATCTCGAACGTCGCCTCCGCGCTGTTCCGGGAGCGCGGCTTCGACCAGGTGTCGGTCGCGGAGGTCGCGCGCGCCGCCGAGGTGTCGACGATGACCGTCTTCAACTACTTCCCGCGCAAGGAGGACCTGTTCCTCGACCGCATCCCGGAGGCGGTCGAGATGTTCAGCGGGGCCGTACGCGACCGCGCCCCCGGCGAGACCCCGCTCGCCGCGCTCCGCCGCCTCGCCCTCGAACTCCTCGACCGGCGCCACCCGTTGGCCGGCCCCGACAGCGGATTCCCGGACTTCTGGGAGGTCGTGGCCGACTCGCCCGCCCTGCGCGCCCGGGGCCGCGAGGCCCTGGAGGAGATCGAGAACGCTCTGGCCGCCGCCCTCGCCGAGACCGCCCCGGACACCCCCGACCCCGCCCTGACCGCGGCCCTGACCGTCGCCGCGTACCGCACGGTCTACGTCACCACCGCGCGCCGCGTCTTCGCGGGAGAGGGCGCGGAAGGACTCGTAGCAGACCATCGGGCGCGGATAGGCGCGGCCTTCGACGCGTTGGAACGGGCGCTCACCCCGGCATGA
- a CDS encoding AraC family transcriptional regulator, producing MSAREQALWTRARLGRCGPPLDLLTARFDRHVYAPHAHEEFTIGVCVGGSELIDYRGGRVRATPGSIVVLAPGEMHTGGPGSATDGYAYRALYADPGLLTDGILGAALPHFREPLLDDAELAVALRSAHTQLSVCPDPLEAESRLPWLLTALARRHSTSRPAPDAIPGAAWVAHAVRDRLADELLTPPSLSSLAADFGLSRYQLLRSFRTTMGIPPYAWLAQYRVTRARGLLEAGGRPAEVAAQVGFADQAHLTRWFRRVLGVTPAAYRNSVQDSR from the coding sequence GTGAGCGCACGTGAGCAGGCGCTGTGGACGAGGGCGAGACTGGGCCGCTGCGGCCCGCCGCTCGACCTCCTGACGGCCCGCTTCGACCGGCACGTCTACGCCCCGCACGCGCACGAGGAGTTCACGATCGGCGTCTGCGTCGGCGGCTCGGAACTCATCGACTACCGCGGCGGCCGCGTCCGTGCGACCCCGGGCTCCATCGTCGTACTGGCCCCCGGCGAGATGCACACGGGCGGCCCGGGCAGTGCCACCGACGGCTACGCCTACCGAGCCCTCTACGCAGACCCGGGACTGCTGACGGACGGCATCCTGGGCGCGGCCCTCCCGCACTTCCGCGAGCCGCTCCTCGACGATGCCGAACTCGCCGTGGCGCTGCGCTCGGCGCACACCCAACTCAGCGTCTGCCCCGACCCGTTGGAGGCGGAGTCGCGTTTGCCGTGGCTCCTGACGGCGCTCGCCCGCCGCCACTCCACATCGCGTCCGGCGCCGGACGCGATCCCGGGCGCGGCCTGGGTGGCCCACGCGGTGCGGGACCGCCTGGCGGACGAACTGCTGACGCCGCCGTCGCTGTCGTCCCTGGCGGCGGACTTCGGCCTGTCCCGCTATCAGCTCCTCCGATCCTTCCGTACGACGATGGGGATACCGCCGTACGCCTGGCTCGCCCAGTACCGGGTGACCCGGGCGCGCGGTCTGCTGGAGGCGGGCGGGCGGCCCGCCGAGGTGGCGGCGCAGGTGGGCTTCGCGGACCAGGCGCATCTGACACGGTGGTTCCGGCGGGTGCTGGGGGTGACGCCGGCGGCGTACCGCAACAGCGTTCAAGACTCCCGATGA
- a CDS encoding SAM-dependent methyltransferase — protein sequence MSDSVPTPEPAEQQKIDTSVPHSARIWNYWLGGKDNYPVDEAAGDAYTEVFPGIVAIARSSRGFLRRNIAYLVSEAGIRQFLDVGTGLPTAQNTHQVAQGLAPEARIVYVDNDPMVLAHARTLLYSTAEGATAYIDANVTDPDRILEVAAETLDFGRPTALILSNILGHVADYEQARSIVTRLMEALPSGSYLSINDGSRGIDPVFEQAQDAYNNSGAVPYNLRSIDEITAFFDGLEFVEPGVVSVTEWRPEDGSGVPAVVAEHGGLARKP from the coding sequence ATGAGCGACTCCGTGCCCACGCCCGAGCCGGCGGAGCAGCAGAAGATCGACACGTCCGTGCCGCACTCCGCGCGGATCTGGAACTACTGGCTCGGCGGTAAGGACAACTACCCCGTCGACGAGGCGGCCGGTGACGCGTACACCGAGGTGTTTCCCGGGATTGTTGCCATCGCACGGTCCAGCCGTGGCTTTCTGCGGCGGAACATCGCGTATCTCGTCTCCGAGGCGGGGATCCGGCAGTTCCTGGACGTCGGTACCGGGCTTCCGACCGCGCAGAACACCCACCAGGTCGCCCAGGGTCTCGCTCCCGAGGCGCGGATCGTCTACGTCGACAACGATCCGATGGTGCTCGCCCACGCCCGCACCCTGCTGTACTCCACCGCGGAGGGCGCGACCGCGTACATCGACGCCAACGTGACGGACCCGGACCGCATTCTCGAAGTCGCCGCCGAGACGCTGGACTTCGGTCGGCCCACCGCGCTCATCCTCAGCAACATCCTGGGGCATGTCGCCGACTACGAGCAGGCCCGTTCCATCGTCACCCGGCTCATGGAGGCCCTGCCCTCGGGCAGTTATCTCTCCATCAACGACGGGTCGCGCGGTATCGACCCCGTCTTCGAGCAGGCCCAGGACGCCTACAACAACAGCGGCGCCGTTCCGTACAACCTGCGCTCCATCGATGAGATCACCGCGTTCTTCGACGGACTGGAGTTCGTCGAGCCCGGTGTCGTCTCGGTGACGGAGTGGCGTCCGGAGGACGGTTCGGGTGTACCCGCGGTCGTCGCCGAGCACGGTGGGCTTGCGCGTAAGCCGTAG
- a CDS encoding RNB domain-containing ribonuclease, which translates to MPSRRIRVTGTPEAPLRAALTALRTELGVPETFPPEVLAEAERAAKSPPPPAEDATDIPFFTIDPPTSMDLDQAMHLSRRGTGSTGGFRVRYAIADVAAFVVPGGALDAEAHRRVTTLYFPDEKTPLHPPLLSEGAASLLPDVTRPAVLWTIDLDADGRTSAVDVRRALVRSRAKLDYATAQRQIDAGTAEEPLALLKDIGEARERLEVERGGISLNVPEQEIVERDHTYELAYRAPLPADGWNAQISLLTGMAAADLMLKHGTGVLRTLPTAPDGAVGRLHRTAHALHIDWPHHMSYARLIRSLDPHLPHHAAFLQECTTLLRGAGYTVFRDGNLPPVTTHAAVAAPYTHCTAPLRRLVDRYASELCLAPSSPPAWVLAGLDALPKQMADGNRLAGTVERECVDIVEAALLKDRVGDLFDGYVVDVEERQPTVGKVQLDTPAVVARLEGGATPLPLGERLRVRLTQADPGTSKVRFAPA; encoded by the coding sequence ATGCCCAGCCGCCGCATCCGGGTGACCGGCACCCCCGAAGCCCCGCTCCGGGCCGCCCTCACCGCACTCCGCACAGAACTCGGCGTACCCGAGACCTTCCCGCCGGAGGTGCTCGCGGAGGCGGAACGTGCGGCGAAGTCCCCGCCACCGCCCGCCGAGGACGCGACGGACATCCCCTTCTTCACCATCGACCCGCCCACGTCCATGGACCTGGACCAGGCGATGCACCTGTCCCGTAGGGGTACGGGTAGTACGGGTGGTTTCCGGGTCCGGTACGCCATCGCCGACGTCGCCGCCTTCGTGGTCCCCGGCGGCGCGCTGGACGCGGAGGCCCACCGCCGTGTGACCACCCTCTACTTCCCCGACGAGAAGACCCCGCTGCACCCGCCCCTGCTGAGCGAGGGCGCCGCGAGCCTGCTGCCGGACGTGACCCGGCCGGCGGTGCTGTGGACGATCGACCTGGACGCGGATGGCCGTACGTCCGCCGTCGACGTCCGGCGCGCGCTCGTCCGCAGCCGGGCCAAACTCGACTACGCCACCGCGCAGCGGCAGATCGACGCGGGCACGGCGGAGGAGCCGCTCGCGCTGCTGAAGGACATCGGCGAGGCACGCGAACGGCTGGAGGTGGAGCGCGGCGGCATCTCCCTCAACGTGCCCGAACAGGAGATCGTGGAGCGCGACCACACCTACGAACTCGCCTACCGCGCCCCGCTCCCCGCCGACGGCTGGAACGCCCAGATCTCCCTCCTCACCGGCATGGCGGCGGCCGACCTGATGCTCAAGCACGGCACGGGCGTCCTGCGCACCCTCCCCACGGCCCCGGACGGCGCCGTCGGCCGCCTCCACCGCACCGCGCACGCCCTGCACATCGACTGGCCGCACCACATGTCGTACGCGCGGCTCATCCGCTCCCTCGACCCGCACCTCCCGCACCACGCGGCCTTCCTCCAGGAGTGCACGACCCTGCTGCGCGGCGCGGGCTACACGGTCTTCCGCGACGGCAACCTCCCGCCCGTCACCACCCACGCGGCGGTCGCCGCCCCCTACACCCACTGCACGGCGCCCCTACGGCGGCTGGTCGACCGCTACGCCTCCGAACTCTGCCTGGCCCCCTCCTCCCCACCCGCCTGGGTCCTGGCCGGCCTCGACGCCCTCCCCAAACAGATGGCCGACGGCAACCGCCTCGCGGGCACCGTCGAGCGCGAGTGCGTCGACATCGTCGAGGCGGCCCTGCTGAAGGACCGCGTCGGCGACCTCTTCGACGGCTATGTGGTGGACGTCGAGGAACGCCAACCCACGGTAGGGAAGGTGCAGTTGGACACCCCGGCCGTCGTCGCCCGCCTCGAAGGCGGCGCGACCCCGCTACCGTTGGGGGAGCGCCTGCGCGTCCGCCTCACCCAGGCGGACCCGGGCACGTCGAAGGTACGGTTCGCGCCCGCCTGA
- a CDS encoding TetR/AcrR family transcriptional regulator, with protein sequence MTRVEKTDLRREAGQRTRDGLQAAALELLAQRGQDGLTLREITERAGANVAAVSYHFGSLKALCDAAIEHALERYLDAQMKAIDSLSPTATLHEVAAAFAGPMIRALAAGGQDLAMMRTVARVGIEPPQGWERLTAKFVQSRRDVLRVLTPHVPGVDEQELNFRTRCAAGMLNWLALSPIGAELAAMPAEQIERQLVPVVAGAFRGDTSADR encoded by the coding sequence ATGACCAGGGTAGAGAAGACGGACCTGCGCCGAGAGGCCGGTCAGCGCACGCGGGACGGACTGCAGGCGGCGGCCCTGGAGCTGCTCGCGCAACGCGGCCAGGACGGCCTGACGCTCCGCGAGATCACCGAGCGCGCCGGAGCCAACGTGGCCGCGGTGAGCTACCACTTCGGGTCGCTGAAAGCACTCTGCGACGCCGCGATCGAGCACGCGCTGGAACGGTATCTGGACGCGCAGATGAAGGCCATCGACTCCCTCAGCCCCACCGCGACACTCCACGAGGTGGCGGCGGCCTTCGCCGGGCCGATGATCCGGGCACTCGCGGCCGGCGGCCAGGACCTGGCCATGATGCGGACCGTGGCACGGGTCGGCATCGAACCGCCCCAGGGATGGGAGCGGCTGACCGCCAAGTTCGTCCAGAGCCGCCGGGACGTCCTCCGGGTGCTGACACCTCACGTTCCCGGAGTCGACGAGCAGGAGCTGAACTTCCGTACGCGCTGCGCGGCCGGCATGCTGAACTGGCTCGCCCTGTCCCCCATCGGCGCCGAACTGGCCGCCATGCCCGCCGAGCAGATCGAACGACAGCTCGTCCCCGTGGTGGCCGGAGCGTTCCGCGGGGACACCTCCGCCGACCGCTGA
- a CDS encoding bifunctional RNase H/acid phosphatase, whose translation MREFIVEADGGSRGNPGPAGYGSVVIDATTGETLAEAAEYIGIATNNVAEYRGLLAGLRTAHALDPTASVHVRMDSKLVVEQMSGRWKIKHPDMKPLAAEAGQIFPPDQVTYEWIPRAQNKHADRLANEAMDAGKRGEQWSAAESTAELRSPGPADALKGRGRAELSSTGPADALRGRGRAELSSTGPADALRGRGRAELSSTGPTDALRGRGRAELSNAGPADALKGRGRAELSSPGPADAPKGRGELRDQPPPAATVTTTAKATADTRAARNVATPSAGWAPADMGAPATFVLLRHGETPLTPQKRFSGSGGTNPSLSTVGRDQAERAATALATRGTIQHIIASPLTRTRETAAAVADRLGLPVTIEEGLRETDFGAWEGLTFGEVRERYPEDLTTWLADPTAQPTGGGESFADTATRIAATRDKLTATYAGRTVLLVTHVTPIKTFVQLALGAPPESLFRMELSAASISAVAYYADGNASVRLFNDTSHLR comes from the coding sequence GTGCGGGAGTTCATCGTCGAGGCGGACGGCGGTTCCCGGGGCAACCCGGGTCCCGCGGGCTACGGCAGCGTCGTCATCGACGCGACGACGGGGGAGACCCTGGCGGAGGCGGCCGAGTACATCGGCATCGCCACGAACAACGTCGCCGAGTACCGGGGCCTGTTGGCCGGCCTCCGCACGGCCCACGCCCTGGACCCCACCGCCTCCGTCCACGTCCGCATGGACTCCAAGCTGGTCGTGGAACAGATGTCGGGCCGCTGGAAGATCAAACACCCCGACATGAAGCCCCTGGCGGCGGAAGCGGGCCAGATCTTCCCGCCGGACCAGGTGACGTACGAGTGGATCCCCAGAGCCCAGAACAAACACGCGGACCGCTTGGCCAACGAGGCGATGGACGCGGGGAAGCGCGGCGAGCAGTGGTCGGCGGCAGAGTCAACGGCCGAGCTCCGCAGCCCAGGCCCAGCCGACGCCCTTAAGGGGCGCGGACGCGCCGAGCTTTCCAGCACAGGCCCAGCCGATGCCCTTAGGGGCCGCGGGCGCGCCGAGCTTTCCAGCACAGGCCCAGCCGATGCCCTTAGGGGGCGCGGGCGCGCCGAGCTTTCCAGCACAGGCCCAACTGACGCCCTTAGGGGGCGCGGGCGCGCCGAGCTTTCCAACGCAGGCCCAGCCGACGCCCTTAAGGGGCGCGGGCGCGCCGAGCTTTCCAGCCCAGGCCCAGCCGACGCTCCTAAGGGGCGCGGGGAACTGCGCGACCAGCCCCCACCGGCCGCAACTGTGACGACTACCGCCAAGGCCACCGCCGACACCCGCGCAGCCCGCAACGTAGCCACGCCGAGCGCCGGTTGGGCCCCCGCGGACATGGGCGCCCCCGCAACGTTCGTCCTCCTACGCCACGGCGAAACCCCCCTCACCCCCCAGAAGCGCTTCTCAGGCAGCGGCGGCACCAACCCCTCCCTCTCCACCGTAGGAAGAGACCAAGCGGAGCGAGCCGCAACCGCGTTGGCAACCCGCGGCACGATCCAGCACATCATCGCCTCCCCCCTCACCCGCACCAGGGAAACCGCCGCAGCCGTAGCAGACCGCCTGGGCCTACCGGTGACGATCGAAGAGGGCCTGCGCGAAACGGACTTCGGCGCCTGGGAAGGCCTCACCTTCGGCGAGGTACGCGAGCGCTACCCCGAAGACCTGACCACCTGGCTGGCCGACCCCACCGCCCAACCCACCGGCGGCGGCGAGAGTTTCGCGGACACGGCAACCCGAATCGCCGCCACCCGGGACAAGTTGACGGCGACCTACGCGGGCCGCACAGTCCTCCTCGTCACCCACGTCACCCCGATCAAGACGTTCGTCCAACTCGCCCTGGGCGCCCCACCGGAGTCCCTGTTCCGCATGGAACTCTCCGCGGCGTCCATCTCAGCCGTGGCGTACTACGCCGACGGCAACGCGAGCGTACGACTCTTCAACGACACGTCCCACCTACGCTGA
- the eda gene encoding bifunctional 4-hydroxy-2-oxoglutarate aldolase/2-dehydro-3-deoxy-phosphogluconate aldolase, with translation MSSSPWPSSGLLDLAPVLPVVVIEDVADAVPLARALVAGGLPAIEVTLRTPVALDALRAIAGEVPGAVVGAGTVVTPGQVKECVAAGARFLVSPGWTELLLEAMQGSGVPFLPGVSTTSEVVALLERGVREMKFFPAQASGGTAYLKALAGPLPQARFCPTGGIGVDSAPEYLALPNVGCVGGSWMIPGDAVAARDWGRVEALARAAAGLRSA, from the coding sequence ATGTCTTCCTCGCCGTGGCCTTCCTCCGGCCTGCTCGATCTCGCTCCTGTGCTGCCCGTCGTCGTCATCGAGGACGTCGCCGACGCGGTGCCGCTCGCGCGGGCGCTGGTGGCGGGCGGGTTGCCCGCGATCGAGGTGACCTTGCGGACGCCGGTCGCGCTCGATGCCTTGCGGGCCATCGCGGGTGAGGTGCCGGGGGCCGTGGTGGGGGCCGGGACCGTGGTGACTCCGGGGCAGGTGAAGGAGTGCGTGGCGGCCGGGGCGCGGTTTCTTGTGAGTCCCGGGTGGACCGAGTTGCTGCTGGAGGCGATGCAGGGGTCCGGGGTGCCGTTCCTGCCGGGGGTGTCGACCACGTCCGAGGTGGTCGCGCTGTTGGAGCGCGGGGTGCGGGAGATGAAGTTCTTCCCGGCTCAGGCCTCGGGGGGTACGGCGTATCTCAAGGCGCTGGCCGGGCCGTTGCCGCAGGCGCGGTTCTGTCCTACCGGGGGGATAGGGGTCGACTCCGCGCCGGAATATCTTGCGTTGCCCAACGTCGGTTGTGTGGGCGGGAGTTGGATGATCCCGGGGGATGCGGTGGCCGCGCGGGACTGGGGGCGGGTCGAGGCGCTGGCGCGGGCGGCGGCGGGGCTGCGGTCAGCGTAG
- a CDS encoding nuclear transport factor 2 family protein, translated as MKLISRKSITVAAAVAVVGGLSIAAVPSQAASSAHAAAPAHSSTAAPTLTARQLAKLPLTDRHLTKHEKANLAIVLRDYYVAEGSHIDVPTFVNSFTKDGVFNDMVAGQAYRGIALGTVLPYMKGLFSNVHRDLKRITVNGDTVSIELSIDGTFDGQLQTPAGVLKGNGNKVAAPTADFWYLKNGKVTTFNCFVGYSKMYSDMGVNFDWASAVNKH; from the coding sequence ATGAAGCTGATCAGCCGGAAGTCGATCACCGTCGCGGCCGCTGTGGCTGTCGTGGGTGGTCTTTCCATCGCCGCCGTGCCGTCACAGGCGGCGAGCTCCGCCCATGCCGCGGCGCCGGCCCACAGCAGTACGGCGGCTCCGACCCTGACCGCCCGTCAGCTGGCGAAGCTGCCGCTCACCGACCGCCACCTGACCAAGCACGAGAAGGCCAACCTCGCGATCGTCCTGCGCGACTACTACGTGGCGGAGGGCAGCCACATCGACGTCCCGACCTTCGTCAACAGCTTCACCAAGGACGGCGTCTTCAACGACATGGTCGCCGGCCAGGCCTACCGGGGTATTGCCCTCGGCACCGTGCTGCCCTACATGAAGGGCCTCTTCTCGAACGTTCACCGCGACCTCAAGCGCATCACGGTGAACGGCGACACCGTCAGCATCGAGCTGTCGATCGACGGCACGTTCGACGGGCAGCTCCAGACACCGGCGGGCGTCCTCAAGGGGAACGGCAACAAGGTCGCCGCGCCGACCGCCGACTTCTGGTACCTGAAGAACGGCAAGGTCACGACGTTCAACTGCTTCGTCGGCTACTCGAAGATGTACTCCGACATGGGCGTGAACTTCGACTGGGCCTCGGCGGTCAACAAGCACTGA
- a CDS encoding FAD-dependent monooxygenase, translating into MDADTNTNTDTNYDVVIAGAGPIGLLLACELRLGGARVLVAERLAEVDETIKAGGINTLTAVSLYRRGLLPALTEVQAETANGMKEFLRTQSGGEGGGEGAAPPPKSAGHFAGITLRADLLDTSDPAFAEVGPPGEVGRFVPQAPLERLLGRRADELGVEVRRQVELTGYDADEEGVTVHLAPTDGSAPQAIRTGWLVGCDGGRSLVRKLAGIQFPGTAPEITGYQAIADMTGTEGLSKGWNATATGMYTYGPMPGRMVSIEFDGPPADRRSPVTTEELQASVRRVTGVDVTVHKLHTATRFTDNCRQADTYRAGRVLLAGDAAHVHSPFGGQGLNLGVGDAMNLGWKLALVISGRAPVDLLDTYTAERHPIGAWVLDWTRAQIAVMRPDAHARALRGIVSDLAGTADGTTYFVKRISGAWQRYDLPGDHPLTGRSAPDLELADGTRLGDHLHTGRALLLDLADDPKLRARATGYESLVDVLTTSCPQHPELAGLLVRPDGFTAWATDTDGTEDDPSDALRLWFGAPLGA; encoded by the coding sequence ATGGACGCTGACACGAACACGAACACCGACACGAACTACGACGTCGTCATCGCCGGAGCCGGGCCCATCGGGCTGCTGCTCGCCTGTGAGCTGCGGCTCGGCGGGGCCCGCGTGCTGGTCGCGGAGCGGCTGGCCGAGGTGGACGAGACGATCAAGGCGGGCGGGATCAACACCCTCACCGCCGTCTCCCTCTACCGGCGGGGGCTGCTCCCCGCGCTGACCGAGGTGCAGGCCGAGACGGCGAACGGCATGAAGGAGTTCCTGCGGACGCAGAGCGGTGGCGAGGGCGGCGGTGAGGGAGCCGCCCCGCCGCCGAAGTCCGCCGGGCACTTCGCCGGCATCACCCTGCGGGCCGATCTGCTCGACACCTCGGACCCGGCCTTCGCCGAGGTCGGTCCGCCCGGCGAGGTCGGCCGCTTCGTCCCGCAGGCCCCGCTGGAGCGCCTGCTCGGCCGACGCGCCGACGAACTCGGCGTCGAGGTGCGCAGGCAGGTCGAGTTGACCGGCTACGACGCCGACGAAGAAGGGGTGACCGTCCACCTCGCTCCTACGGACGGCTCCGCGCCGCAGGCCATCCGCACCGGCTGGCTGGTCGGCTGCGACGGCGGCCGCAGCCTCGTGCGCAAGCTCGCCGGTATCCAGTTCCCGGGCACCGCACCGGAGATCACCGGCTACCAGGCGATCGCCGACATGACCGGCACCGAGGGGCTGAGCAAGGGCTGGAACGCCACCGCCACCGGGATGTACACCTACGGCCCGATGCCGGGGCGGATGGTGTCCATCGAGTTCGACGGGCCGCCCGCCGACCGCCGATCCCCGGTCACCACCGAGGAGTTGCAGGCCAGCGTGCGCCGCGTGACCGGGGTCGACGTCACCGTGCACAAGCTGCACACCGCGACCCGGTTCACCGACAACTGCCGTCAGGCGGACACCTATCGCGCGGGCCGAGTGCTGCTCGCGGGCGACGCGGCGCACGTGCACTCGCCGTTCGGCGGACAGGGGCTCAACCTCGGTGTCGGCGACGCGATGAACCTCGGCTGGAAGCTCGCCCTGGTCATCAGCGGCCGGGCACCCGTCGACCTGCTCGACACCTACACCGCCGAACGGCATCCCATCGGCGCCTGGGTGCTGGACTGGACCCGCGCCCAGATCGCGGTCATGCGGCCCGACGCCCACGCCCGTGCCCTGCGCGGGATCGTCAGCGACCTCGCGGGGACGGCCGACGGCACGACGTACTTCGTCAAGCGGATCTCCGGCGCCTGGCAGCGCTACGACCTCCCCGGCGACCACCCGCTGACCGGCCGCAGCGCCCCCGACCTCGAACTCGCCGACGGCACCCGCCTCGGCGACCACCTCCACACCGGCCGCGCCCTCCTCCTCGACCTCGCCGACGACCCCAAACTCCGTGCCCGCGCGACCGGTTACGAGAGCCTGGTGGACGTGCTGACCACCAGTTGCCCCCAACACCCTGAACTGGCCGGGCTGTTGGTGCGCCCGGACGGGTTCACCGCCTGGGCGACGGACACGGACGGCACCGAGGACGACCCCTCGGACGCCCTGCGGCTGTGGTTCGGCGCGCCGCTTGGCGCTTGA
- a CDS encoding type II toxin-antitoxin system prevent-host-death family antitoxin — translation MTLTASEARKDLFPLIKKVNDDHAPVRIHSKNGDAILMSAEDYDAWQETIYLLRSPANARRLMEAVTRDRAGRTGVTKTLEELQELTGDE, via the coding sequence ATGACCCTTACCGCCAGCGAGGCGCGCAAGGATCTTTTCCCTCTGATCAAGAAGGTCAACGACGACCACGCGCCGGTACGGATTCACTCCAAGAACGGCGACGCCATCCTCATGTCGGCAGAGGACTACGACGCCTGGCAGGAGACCATCTACCTCCTGCGCTCGCCGGCCAACGCCCGCCGCCTCATGGAAGCCGTCACCCGCGACCGTGCGGGCCGGACCGGGGTCACCAAAACCCTTGAGGAACTCCAGGAACTGACCGGTGACGAGTGA
- a CDS encoding Txe/YoeB family addiction module toxin → MRDVDFDPAAWDDFQHWLATDRKMVRRIVRLIGEIQRDPFNGIGKPEPLKGDLSGYWSRRIDDEHRLVYRADNKEVKILKARYHYTD, encoded by the coding sequence GTGAGGGACGTCGACTTCGACCCGGCCGCCTGGGACGACTTCCAGCACTGGCTTGCGACCGACCGCAAGATGGTGCGCCGCATCGTCCGCCTGATCGGCGAGATCCAGCGCGATCCCTTCAACGGCATCGGCAAGCCCGAACCGTTGAAGGGGGACCTCTCCGGCTACTGGTCGCGCCGCATCGACGACGAACACCGCCTCGTCTACCGAGCCGACAACAAAGAGGTCAAGATCCTCAAAGCTCGATACCACTACACCGACTAG
- the yaaA gene encoding peroxide stress protein YaaA yields MLVLLPPSEGKASSGRGAPLKPESLSLPGLADARAAVLDELVDLCAADEDKAREVLGLSEGLRGEIAKNVDLRTAGARPAGEIYTGVLYDALDLASLEPAAKKRAARSLLVFSGLWGAVRVTDRIPSYRCSMGVRLPGLGALGAHWRTPMAAVLPEVAGDGLVLDLRSAAYAAAWKPKGEVAGRTATVRVLHAPTRKVVSHFNKATKGRIVRSLLTSAGAPGTPGELVEALRDLGYVVEAEAPSQAGRAWALDVLVDEIH; encoded by the coding sequence GTGCTCGTCCTGCTGCCGCCGTCCGAAGGCAAGGCCTCCTCCGGCCGCGGTGCCCCCCTCAAGCCGGAATCGCTCTCCCTGCCGGGCCTCGCCGACGCCCGCGCGGCCGTACTCGACGAACTCGTCGATCTGTGCGCCGCCGACGAGGACAAGGCACGCGAGGTCCTCGGCCTCAGCGAGGGGCTGCGCGGCGAGATCGCGAAGAACGTCGACCTGCGGACGGCGGGTGCGCGGCCCGCCGGGGAGATCTATACGGGGGTTCTCTACGACGCCCTCGACCTGGCCTCGCTCGAACCCGCCGCGAAGAAGCGGGCCGCGCGCTCGCTGCTCGTGTTCTCCGGGTTGTGGGGCGCGGTGCGGGTGACGGACCGGATTCCGTCGTACCGCTGCTCGATGGGGGTACGGCTGCCGGGGCTGGGGGCGTTGGGCGCGCACTGGCGGACCCCGATGGCGGCGGTGCTGCCGGAGGTCGCCGGGGACGGGCTCGTGCTGGATCTGCGGTCGGCGGCGTACGCGGCGGCGTGGAAGCCGAAGGGGGAGGTCGCGGGGCGGACGGCGACCGTGCGGGTGTTGCATGCGCCGACGCGGAAGGTCGTCAGCCACTTCAACAAGGCGACGAAGGGGCGGATCGTGCGGAGTCTGCTGACCTCGGCGGGTGCGCCCGGGACGCCGGGTGAACTGGTGGAGGCGTTGCGGGACTTGGGGTATGTGGTGGAGGCGGAGGCGCCGTCGCAGGCGGGGCGGGCCTGGGCGCTGGATGTGCTGGTGGACGAGATTCACTAA